The following coding sequences are from one Selenomonas sputigena ATCC 35185 window:
- the ftsZ gene encoding cell division protein FtsZ, whose amino-acid sequence MITDDTKIKRAVVTIKIIGVGGGGNSVIERIAEGNELDVELIAINTDAKQLAYMEEAGVKALAIGRELTKGLGTGGVADLGEAAAKGDEAKIKEVLKGADLVFVTASMGGGAGTGAAPVVAKIAKDMGILTVGVVTVPFSFEGARKKRIANEGIAKMQGNLDALIVVHNDNLMKLPENKHMTLVNAFKAADDVLRQAINCIAELILTTGEINVDFADLTSTFRQSQSGDALLGIGESQRSAIEAVQKAVESPLVEKSLTGARGLILNLSGSERMTLDDVGEATNYIRENTHPDVNIILGTVIDSSMGQTIRATIIATDFVDGVVMKAQRMEAPESKLKTESIASLEPPSFMKQPTEKVPAFASRSDFTLPKFDPFHPKK is encoded by the coding sequence ATGATAACGGATGATACGAAGATCAAGAGAGCGGTAGTCACGATAAAGATCATCGGCGTGGGCGGCGGCGGCAACAGCGTCATCGAGCGTATAGCCGAGGGAAACGAGCTTGATGTGGAGCTGATCGCGATCAATACGGATGCGAAGCAGCTTGCCTATATGGAAGAGGCGGGCGTCAAGGCGCTCGCCATCGGACGAGAGTTGACGAAGGGGCTCGGCACGGGCGGCGTGGCGGATCTCGGGGAAGCAGCGGCGAAGGGCGACGAGGCGAAAATCAAGGAAGTTTTGAAGGGCGCCGACCTCGTATTCGTCACGGCGAGCATGGGCGGCGGCGCGGGCACGGGCGCGGCGCCCGTCGTCGCAAAAATTGCCAAGGACATGGGCATACTGACGGTCGGCGTCGTGACGGTGCCCTTTTCCTTTGAGGGCGCGCGCAAGAAGCGCATCGCCAATGAGGGCATCGCGAAGATGCAGGGAAATCTTGACGCCTTGATCGTCGTACATAACGACAACCTCATGAAGCTTCCCGAGAACAAGCACATGACGCTCGTCAACGCGTTCAAGGCGGCGGACGACGTCCTCCGTCAGGCGATCAACTGCATCGCGGAATTGATTCTGACGACGGGCGAGATCAATGTCGATTTCGCCGATCTCACGTCGACCTTCCGGCAGAGCCAGAGCGGCGATGCGCTCCTCGGCATCGGCGAGAGCCAGAGGAGTGCGATCGAGGCCGTGCAGAAGGCGGTGGAAAGCCCGCTCGTCGAGAAATCCCTGACGGGTGCACGCGGGCTGATTCTGAACCTCAGCGGCAGCGAGCGCATGACGCTCGACGACGTGGGCGAGGCGACGAACTACATCCGGGAAAACACGCACCCCGATGTGAATATCATCCTCGGCACGGTCATCGACTCTTCCATGGGGCAGACGATCCGCGCGACGATCATTGCGACGGACTTCGTCGATGGCGTCGTCATGAAGGCTCAGCGCATGGAGGCGCCCGAAAGCAAACTCAAGACGGAGAGCATCGCCTCCTTGGAACCGCCGTCTTTCATGAAGCAGCCGACGGAGAAGGTTCCGGCCTTCGCCTCGCGCAGCGATTTTACTCTGCCGAAGTTCGACCCGTTCCATCCGAAGAAGTAG